A single genomic interval of Pangasianodon hypophthalmus isolate fPanHyp1 chromosome 8, fPanHyp1.pri, whole genome shotgun sequence harbors:
- the gpkow gene encoding G-patch domain and KOW motifs-containing protein gives MASPEPQQDRGDNEEPLKKGDGETKPGPISFGFSKKINKAKTEKAEERDFLTGVEGKELKSTKPVEKPKELIIPLIQKNRWYRHEGVKQEDGKEAPSEQQQDSVESQAIKELIEESQKKQEQWKNGPQCDPNLAIPLLMQNQVPQGFEDGEHIRVDLRPESSTEADYEQVPVEAYGLAMLKGMGWKQGEGIGRTFKQDVKPIEHQLRPKGLGLGADRSAIKDLEPSGPRRPPKPGEQREKDDEGLVLGPGGCVLVQTGAHKDLYGKIEGVDTDNARVVVKLAIGGKSVTISQYSLRLVSRKEYDKYSKDLSRLSKAHKEKEKEKEKEREHEKEREREKDRARDQQRREEKANGKDERRRDRHVEREKERENDRERDQRKRKHKETDTDREKPPPMKESRSSPPAWLQRDLHVRFIDKSFKGGKYYNSKMRIEDVLTPHICVCRTEEGRLLDDVKQTMLETIVPKGDADSIMVVLGEHRGQVGHILKRDKEKCRAMVQLERYEEKVFTLDYDSICHYVGDH, from the exons ATGGCGTCGCCGGAGCCGCAACAAGACCGCGGCGATAATGAAGAACCGTTAAAGAAAGGCGATGGAGAAACAAAGCCTGGTCCCATTTCTTTCGGTTTTAgcaaaaagataaataaagccAAAACTGAGAAAGCAGAAGAGCGAGATTTTTTAACTGGAGTCGAGGGGAAGGAACTGAAAAG CACCAAGCCGGTGGAGAAACCTAAAGAGCTCATCATTCCTCTGATCCAGAAGAACCGCTGGTACAGACACGAAGGTGTAAAGCAGGAGGATGGGAAAGAAGCTCCATCCGAGCAGCAGCAGGACTCTGTGGAGTCTCAGGCCATCAAAGAGCTTATTGAAG AGTCTCAGAAGAAGCAGGAACAGTGGAAAAATGGCCCTCAGTGCGACCCGAACCTGGCCATCCCGCTGCTCATGCAGAACCAGGTGCCGCAGGGCTTCGAGGACGGAGAACACATCAGAGTGGACCTCCGACCCGAGTCG TCCACAGAGGCTGATTATGAGCAGGTTCCGGTGGAGGCGTATGGACTCGCCATGCTGAAAGGAATGGGCTGGAAGCAAGGAGAGGGCATCGGCCGCACGTTCAAACA agATGTTAAACCTATAGAACACCAGCTAAGACCCAAAGGCCTGGGTCTGGGAGCCGATCGCTCCGCCATTAAGGACCTGGAACCGTCAGGGCCCCGAAGACCCCCTAAACCCGGAGAACAGAGGGAAAAAGATGACGAGGGACTAGTGCTGGGGCCTGGAGGGTGTGTACTGGTCCAGACCGGTGCTCATAAAGATCTGTATGGGAAG aTAGAGGGGGTAGACACAGATAATGCCAGAGTCGTGGTGAAACTTGCCATTGGAGGGAAATCGGTGACCATCAGCCAGTACTCGCTACGCCTCGTGTCTCGAAAAGAATACGACAAATACAGCAAAGATCTCA GCCGCCTCAGCAAAGCCCacaaggagaaggagaaggagaaggagaaagagcgAGAAcatgaaaaggagagagagcgagagaaagacagagcgCGTGACCAGCAGAGACGAGAAGAGAAAGCGAACGGGAAAGACGAGCGGCGGAGAGATCGGCacgtggagagagagaaggaacgAGAGAACGATCGAGAGCGTGACCAGAGGAAGCGGAAGCACAAGGAAACGGATACGGACAG AGAGAAACCTCCTCCTATGAAGGAGTCTCGCTCGTCTCCGCCTGCCTGGCTCCAGAGAGACCTCCATGTGCGCTTCATAGATAAAAGCTTTAAAGGAGGCAAATACTACAACTCTAAG ATGAGAATCGAGGACGTCCTCACGCCACACATCTGTGTCTGTCGCACAGAAGAAGGACGACTGCTGGATG ATGTCAAACAGACGATGCTTGAGACCATCGTGCCCAAAGGTGACGCAGACTCCATTATGGTGGTGCTGGGAGAACACCGAGGACAG